TTTAGCCATTTGTTTTTTAGAAAAGATCTGTGGCATGTCCGAGCCGAAGATTACAAGTCAAATCGAACGCTCGTCGATTCCTGAAATCTTTTCCAAAGCCAGCATTACACATTCAATACGGTCCACATGCCCCCGCTTGGGATCCGAGTAAGCCTGCGCTACCGACCGCATGAAGGCTTCACCTTCCCGCGTATTGAAAAACGGATCCGATTTCGCCAGTGCATCTTTCCAGCCTGGCCCCACAATTTCCTTAGCCTTTCCAAAACGTGCCAGCAACCGTTGCTTAATCGAAACGCCCCTGCGCTGACTTGAACTTGTTTCCATGTGCATATAATGTGTAATTTGCGTTTAACAGTTTTTGTTGAGCAAAGATGTGAAGAAAATTTTGATCAACAAATTATTTAGAAGAAAATTTTATCCAAAATGTTTTCTGAGCGTTTAAAGCACCTAATAGAATATCTAGGAATATCAATCACATCATTTGAGGCTTCCATTGGAGTTTCAAAAGGAGCAATTGCGAAACCGATTAAAAACCAGAAGACAGTAGGAGTGGAGGTGTTGGGTAAAATTTTGATCAAATATTCAAATGTCAACTTAGAATGGTTAGTTTGCGGTGTAGATTCAATGTTGAAGGATAACCGAGACAACCGCCAGGGGAACATTGAAGATCATCCATCGGAGAACCTGATTACCATTACCAAAGATGAATTTATTGAGTTGCAGCGTAAGGCTTTGCGGCAGGAGGATCGGATAAGGGAGTTGGAGAGGCAGGTGCAGGAGTTGGGGAAGACTAACTGAAAATTTTATCGAAAGATATTTGATAAAGGTCGCAAATTTGCGACCTTTATTTTTTTGCTCACACACTATAATTTATGAATGCTAAACAGTTAGTCAAACTGCTTGAAGAAAGCGGATGGCAAGAAGTGAGATGTAGCGGAAGCCATCGGATTTTCCAGCATCCTGATAAAAATGGATCTCTCCCGGTACCATTTCATGGAAGCAAAGACATTCCAATCGGAACACTCCGTAAAATCTTGAAACTGTCCGGTCTAAAATAAAGAACGATATGAAACTGACAATAATAGTTGAAAAAGGTGACGGCGAACTTTGGGGACGCATCGATAATGTTCCTGGTTACCTTCCCGTTACTTCCGGCAAAAACCTGGAAGAAATTGAGAAGAATTTGTTGGAATTGCTTGATGATTATATCAATCACGAGGGGAAGGCTTTCGAGGAATGGAAGAATCTGAATATCAGCAATATTCACTTTGACCATGTTTATGATCTCAGTGCTTTTTTCGAGTTGTTTGATGATGTAAAAGTAGGAGCAATAGCAAAACGTGCCGGTCTAAATCCTTCGCTGGTAAGACATTACGTTGCTGGTACGAAATTTCCGTCGGAGCAACAGGCCAAAAAATTAGAAGATGCTATTCACAGTCTTGGCGAGAAGTTGATGGAAGTGGTTTTGGCTTGATTTGTGTTTCAAAGCTACCCGTAGTCCTCAGGGTCGAACAACTCGGTCAATAAATCGGGATTCCGAACGCATAGGTGTATATGGTCGTGTTCGCGAAATGCGCTGCCGGGGTAAAGCACCAGAGCCCAGCCAATCATAAGACTTAGTACTGATGTTGAATTTCTTCCTGCCTGTCAGCAAATCCTGTTTGATGTCATTGCGGCATCCATGAAAACCAAACACGGTGGTGTTACGGTAGTAATATTGATTCATAAAATAGTGTGTGTAATATTTGAATAATTATCAAATATCGTATTTGTTAGAAAACTATAAATATGAGATAGCGGCCTTTAAACGGATACTTTCTCTTTCTTTCTTACGGAAGTCTTATCTGGTTCAATGATTCCATCTCTATATTTTTCTGAGACCGAGCCATCAGGATTCAAATAACCTACTTCAATAAGGTAGTTAGTAGCAGCTATTTTTGGATTATCAGAGTTGAAAATAGCTCTTTCCTTTTCTGCAATCACAGCTCTCACGTTATCAACTGTTTCCTGATCCATAATGTGTATTTGAATGGTGAATCTACTTTTCCTTGCTAACCAAATTTGGGAATTTCTAGTGTCTTTTCCAACTCAACGGGCTCCTTATCTCCCCCGTTATTTAGATACTATTAGCCTAATTGTTTCAATGCGATTAGGAATTCCTCCGCGGT
The genomic region above belongs to Dyadobacter pollutisoli and contains:
- a CDS encoding helix-turn-helix domain-containing protein; this translates as MFSERLKHLIEYLGISITSFEASIGVSKGAIAKPIKNQKTVGVEVLGKILIKYSNVNLEWLVCGVDSMLKDNRDNRQGNIEDHPSENLITITKDEFIELQRKALRQEDRIRELERQVQELGKTN
- a CDS encoding type II toxin-antitoxin system HicA family toxin — its product is MNAKQLVKLLEESGWQEVRCSGSHRIFQHPDKNGSLPVPFHGSKDIPIGTLRKILKLSGLK